From the genome of Streptococcus oralis:
ATCCCACACGCTGACCTTCGTCTTGTTATCAACCAACCATTCGCAGTTACTTCAACTGTAGGTTCATACGACGTTTTCGTTAACGTTGTAGGTGGTGGATACGCTGGTCAATCAGGAGCTATCCGTCATGGTATCGCTCGTGCCCTTCTTCAAGTAGACCCAGACTTCCGTGATTCATTGAAACGCGCAGGACTTCTTACACGTGACTCACGTAAAGTTGAGCGTAAGAAACCAGGCTTGAAAAAAGCTCGTAAAGCATCACAATTTAGTAAACGTTAAAACTTATTTAAACTTATTGAAAGTATTTCGTATCAAAAATACGGGATGCTTTTTCTGTTCACCCCAAATTTTTGTAACTAGGTGATACTTGAAATTAATACAAATTTGGTTGTTTTTGATAAATCTAAGCAACACTACATGATGAAGTGAAAGGGGATGAATCTTTGATAGTATTCACTTATTGTGAAATATGATATATTTATTAATTAGATGGATGAATACTTCTAGAGTTAAATATAGTATAATAGGGACATACTTTTTGGTTTATTTTTGTTTGTAGTCGGATTATGAAAGAATATCCAATATTATGCGATAAGATAGAATGTTACAAAAAAGAAAGGGGATGCAATCCGATGAAGAAAGACAGATTAATTGTATTGACAGATGCTGTTCTAGCAATTATTATGACCATCTTGGTTTTAGAGTTAGAAAAACCAACAACACCAAGTCTTGAAGCTTTTTGGGATTTACGGCAAAATTTCTTTGCTTGTTTTCTTTCCTTTTTCTGGTTGGGATCGTTATGGATGGCACTAAACACATTATGGGAAAAGGTTGAGAAAATTTCCTCAGAAATTATTTGGTGGAATTTGTTTCTACTCTTGGAGCGGCAGGAGTTCTCTTTGGAGAATTTCATGCCATCCAAGATACCAGTCTGAATGATGTGGTGGACCGGATCTATATAAATGTCAAGGATTTACCGTTTCAGTCCTTGGGAGCTTTAGCTAATATCCTGTCTGATATTAAGAAGGGACTGATTCAAGACAGTCATATCTGGTCTTTCTTCCAGTCATTTTTCAAACAATATCAGTTGATAATCAGCTTAAATCAGATCTATCAGTTTGTCTATCTTTCTCTGATGGAGATCATGTCCTATCTTCACTTTGATTATTGGAAAAAAACGGCTCGGTCAGGAGCTAGTATGAATAAGGAGAACAAATGAAACGTTTAAAAATGTTATGGCATATTATGCAGGTTACGGGTTTTACTCGGTTTGCTCTGAGTTTTGTGACCTTTGTTTTTGGGTCAGGAGGCGTGCTTTTCCTAGTTGAACCTGCTATCACAAATTACGGAGACGGTCTTTGGTATGCTTTTGTGACTTCGACGACTGTCGGCTACGGGGATCTCCTAGCTGTGACCTTGATTGGAAGGATTACCAGTGTCTTCTTGACGATTTATGGGCTCATATTTTTTGGCTGTTTATCAGCTGTTATTTTTAATTATTATACCAATTTAAATAAGGAAAGAGGAGAGGACAAATGACTGCCAATTATTCAACACGGGAATACCGTGAGAAATTATACGATGACCTTCATGTTCGATTGAGAGATACAGCGATTTTGATGTGTGCAATTTTTATTGCCTCTATCGGACTAAATATGAATTCAACAGCTGTCATTATAGGAGCCATGTTGATTTCACCTCTCATGACACCGATTGTTGGACTGGGATTCGGTTTAGCTATTTTTGATACGCGTTTAATCAAGCAATCTCTAGAGGTTTTATTGACTCAAGTGTTGGTCAGTTTGCTTGTCTCGACTCTGTATTTCTGGATTTCTCCCTTGTCTTATGCAAGTAGCGAGTTGATTGCACGAACCTCTCCAACCATTTGGGATGTCCTCATTGCTATTGCTGGTGGGATTGCTGGTGTGATCGGTTCAAGGAAAAAAGAAGCAAACAATATCGTGCCAGGAGTAGCCATTGCTACAGCTCTGATGCCGCCTATCTGTACTGCTGGCTATGGTTTAGCTAATGGGAATGTACGATTTTTATTGGGGGCTCTCTATCTTTTCTTGATCAACTGTGTCTTTATCATGCTAGCCAACATTGTTGGAACAAGAATTTTGATGAGAAAATCTCCTTTAACTTCATTTAAAGAGCTGAGCATTAAAATGAGAATTGGCTTGATATCTTTGATTGTATTGTTGATTCTTCCAGCTAGCTATTCGGCAGTTACTCTGACAATAGAACAAGCGCGCAAAGAAGGGATCAAACAGTTTGTAGGAAAAGAGTTCGCCAATTATACGGTTATTAATCAAGTCTACAAGTCAAGTAACAATGAATTGGTCTTGACGGTTGTTGGAGATCCGATTTCAGAAGAAGAATTAGAAACACTCCACCAAAAACAAGCCTCTTACGGTATTCAATCTGTTCAATTGAAAGTGAATCAAGTTCAGAACTCGCCAACATTAGATAGTGAAGCGACCAAGGAATTTTATGAAAACATTGACAAGTATATTGATCAAAAACTCTCTGAAAAAGATTCACAAAACGATCTCGTAAAAGAAAATGAAGCAGACAAGGATTGAGGACAATGAACTGAATCGGTTTTTACGCCGTGTTTTTCTTGTATCTTCCTCTTTCTTACTTATAGCAGGTTGTTTTTGCTTGAATAAGAAATAAATTAGAAGTTCTATCATCTAAGAAAAATGATGAACAAAAAATCATTTAACTAATGGTGTGAACGTTTAGTGTTTATCAGCTCCATTCTCTGTAATTTTGGGGGTAAAATCCACACCATTCGGATAAAATTAGTTGAATTTGATTGGAAAAAAGCTTTTATAAAAGCGGAGAAAAGTCTTGATATTACGCTGTTTTTAGTCCAACTGAAATTCATACTTTCCAAACCAGGCTTGAAAAAGGCCCGTAAAGCATCACAATTTAGTAAACGTTAATTCGTTACTGGACAGCAGAATACAAACGAAAACACTTTGCATCTTGCAAGGTGTTTTTTTCTATGAGAACTGGCGGTGCGCAATTAGGATAGCTCTAGCGACTTTAGTCGCATAGAGATATGCTATGCACAGTTGCCTCAAGAAAACAATGCTTCTTGGTCCACCCTGTTAGACAAGCTTCAAAACCAAGGAATCCAACAGATTTCTCTTGTAGTTACAGATGGCTTTAAGGGGCTTGAGCAGATTATCAGTCAGGCTCACCCATTAGCTAAACAACAATGTTGCTTAATTCATATTAGTCGAAATCTAGCTAGTAAAGTGAAACGAGCAGATAGAGCGGTTATTCTGGGGCAATTTATAATGATTTATCGTGCTGAAAATTTAGAAATGGCAGGACAAGCTTTAGAGGACTTTCTCGCCGAATGGAAACCAAAGTATAGGAAAGTCATGGAAAGTCTGGAGAAGACGGATAATCTTTTAACTTTTTATCAGTTTCCCTACCAGATTTGGCACAGCATGTATTCGACAAACCTCATTGAGTCTCTTAACAAAGAAATCAAACATCAAACGAAAAAGAAGGTTCTTTTTCCTAATGAGGAGGCTCTGGAACGTTACTTAGTTACGTTGTTTGAAGATTATAATTTCAAGCAAAGTCAACGAATCCATAAAGGGTTTGGTCAATGTTCTGATACACTTGAAAGCTTATTTAATTAACACTCCGTAACTCTACTTAAGTGTTTACACATAATTATTGACAGTATCAAAAAATAAAGTATATTGTTTTCATCATAATATAATTAAATATCAGTATAGAGAATTTTATCTATATATCAGATATCAGCAATTGCTTTTGCTGTCATTTTTCGCTACAATAGTTACAAGGAGGAAATAAACATGTTAAAAGAAGTATTAAACGTCGCAAAAGTTGCGAAAAAATCATCTCTCTTCTTAGGAGGGGTAGCATTTGGGACGCTTGGCTTGAAAGTCTTAGCAAGTAAAGAAGCTAAGAAAGGCTATTCTAAGGCCTTGGCTAAAGCTTACAAATTGAAAGATGGACTGGATGCATCTGTTTCTGTTGTAAAACAACACGGTGATGATGTTTTACAAGACGCTAAATATTTATACGAACAGGAAAAGAAAGAAGAACAATTAGATAGCCTGACAGGTGAATAATATGTCTTTTAAAGTGCTACACAGAGGATATCAACATATCCGATTATCGTCCTCGTTTTCACTGACCTTGGATATTCAAGATTATCTTCGTTCCTTGGCTAAAGATGAAAAAGGGATCGACTCTATTCAGTTTTATATGGATCAGCAGCACTTTACTCTACGTATGAAAGAAGGCTTCTCTGTATTAGAAAATGCAGAGGCCTTTTTAAAAAAAATTGACAAGGGGAAAGTTTCGGACTTGATGACTCTTCCCATTCGTAGAGAAGAGAGTGCTTATTCAATTGTATCGGGTGCAGCGATTAAGCGTTTGCTGTTTCGAAGTTTTGTACCCTACCCTATTCGTTATATTTGGACTTGTTATCAGGCTTTGGGTTATGTCAAAGAAGCCTATCAAACTTTAGCGCGCAAGGAACTAACCATGGAGGTCTTGGACTGTTCGGCCATTTTGTTGTCCTTGTTTATGAACCAATCCAAGACAGCTAGCAACATCATGTTTATGCTTGATTTGGGTAATCATCTGGATCAGTGGTCTTTAAAAAAAACAGCAACAGATTTGGAACAAAGCCTTCTTGCTAAAGAAAGTGATGTTTTCTTAGTGCGGGGAGACATGGTCATCAGCATCAAGAGTTCTGATGTTCAAGTAGGTGATGTATTAGTTGTCTCCCAAGGGAATGAAATCTTGTTTGACGGCCAAGTGGTTTCAGGATTAGGCATGGTCAATGAGAGTTCCTTGACTGGAGAGAGCTTCCCTGTTGAAAAGAAAGAGGGAGATTCTGTATGTGCGAATACTGTTTTGGAAACAGGAGAGTTAAGAATTCGTGTGACTGATAATCAGATAAACAGTCGTATTTTGCAACTCATCAATCTGATGAAAAAATCTGAAGAGAGTAAGAAGACAAAACAACGTCATTTTATTAGGATGGCAGACAAGGTTGTAAAATATAACTTCTTAGGTGCTGGTTTGACTTATCTGTTAACAGGTTCGTTTTCAAAAGCCATTTCCTTTTTATTGGTGGATTTTTCATGTGCTCTAAAAATATCCACACCTGTAGCCTACCTTACGGCCATAAAGGAAGGTCTAAATCGAGAAATGGTTATTAAAGATGGTGATGTATTAGAAAAATATCTGGAAGTGGATACTTTCTTGTTTGATAAAACGGGTACCATCACGACGAGTTATCCTTTGGTTGAAAAGGTTCTTCCTTTCGGAGATTATACTGAGAAAGATATTTTAAGAATAAGTGCATGTTTGGAGGAACATATCTATCATCCTATTGCCAATGCAATTGTTAAACAAGCTGAAATTGAAGGCATTGAACACGAAGAAATGCATGGCAAGCTTCAGTATGTTGCAAGCAAAGGGATTAAATCGCAAATTGATGGTCAATCGGTTGTCATTGGAAATTATGTACTAATGCAAGACGAACAGGTAAGAATTAGTTCTGAGCAGCTGGCCTTGATTGAGCAATATAAGACTCATTACAATTTATTGTTTTTGGCTTATAAGAAAGAATTAATTGGGATGTTTTGTATCCACACTCCCTTGAGAAGCGAGGCGAAAGTTGCATTGAAAAAGCTAAAGCGCCAAGGGAAAAAACTGATTCTGGCAACTGGTGATACGTTGGCTAGAACAGAAGAGTTGGTTAAAGATCTGCCATTTGACAACGTTTATACTGATTTAAAACCAGATGGTAAGTTTCAGTTGGTTCAGGAATTACAGAAAGCTGGCCGAACTATTTTGATGGTTGGAGACGGGTTAAACGACTCTGCTGCCTTGACGCTTGCAGATATTGGGGTTGTGATGAATGAAAGTGCTGATATTTCTAAGCAGATGAGTGATATTTTATTATTAGATAATCGTTTAGATTTCTTCGAGGAATTGAATTCTTTATCTGAATCGTTGCAGAAATTAATTCAAAGAAATATTCAAGAAACAGTTGTAATAAATGGAAGTTTAATTGGATTTGGGTTGTTAAATTGGTTAAGCCCATCTAATCTTTCGATATTGCACAATCTGACTACTTTAAGAATCGTCCTTCGTAGTCTTTCTATTAAAAGTAGGTAAGAGACCGAGAAGCTGAGGTTATAAAAACTAAAAGGAGTTGTCTCATTTGAGAATAACGGCTCTTTGTCAACTGTAGTGGGTTGATGGAAAATTATACCCTGGAGAGGACCAAATTGGTTCTCTCCTTTTAAATATTGAAAAAACCATTGGCAGTGGACATACTTTAAGACTATATATTTCTGAAACTAGTTTCACAATACAAATATTGACATGCAATTATTAATTGGTGGATTTTAAGTTGACATCTACAAAGGTTAATGTTAGAATACATTCAAAAATATATTTGAATGAGGTGTTTTATGATTCAAAATATTGTTACTTCAATAATCCTGTATTC
Proteins encoded in this window:
- the rpsI gene encoding 30S ribosomal protein S9; the encoded protein is MSQAQYAGTGRRKNAVARVRLVPGTGKITVNKKDVEEYIPHADLRLVINQPFAVTSTVGSYDVFVNVVGGGYAGQSGAIRHGIARALLQVDPDFRDSLKRAGLLTRDSRKVERKKPGLKKARKASQFSKR
- a CDS encoding TMEM175 family protein, translating into MKKDRLIVLTDAVLAIIMTILVLELEKPTTPSLEAFWDLRQNFFACFLSFFWLGSLWMALNTLWEKVEKISSEIIWWNLFLLLERQEFSLENFMPSKIPV
- a CDS encoding potassium channel family protein; its protein translation is MKRLKMLWHIMQVTGFTRFALSFVTFVFGSGGVLFLVEPAITNYGDGLWYAFVTSTTVGYGDLLAVTLIGRITSVFLTIYGLIFFGCLSAVIFNYYTNLNKERGEDK
- a CDS encoding DUF389 domain-containing protein translates to MTANYSTREYREKLYDDLHVRLRDTAILMCAIFIASIGLNMNSTAVIIGAMLISPLMTPIVGLGFGLAIFDTRLIKQSLEVLLTQVLVSLLVSTLYFWISPLSYASSELIARTSPTIWDVLIAIAGGIAGVIGSRKKEANNIVPGVAIATALMPPICTAGYGLANGNVRFLLGALYLFLINCVFIMLANIVGTRILMRKSPLTSFKELSIKMRIGLISLIVLLILPASYSAVTLTIEQARKEGIKQFVGKEFANYTVINQVYKSSNNELVLTVVGDPISEEELETLHQKQASYGIQSVQLKVNQVQNSPTLDSEATKEFYENIDKYIDQKLSEKDSQNDLVKENEADKD
- a CDS encoding DUF6110 family protein; translated protein: MLKEVLNVAKVAKKSSLFLGGVAFGTLGLKVLASKEAKKGYSKALAKAYKLKDGLDASVSVVKQHGDDVLQDAKYLYEQEKKEEQLDSLTGE
- a CDS encoding heavy metal translocating P-type ATPase, which gives rise to MSFKVLHRGYQHIRLSSSFSLTLDIQDYLRSLAKDEKGIDSIQFYMDQQHFTLRMKEGFSVLENAEAFLKKIDKGKVSDLMTLPIRREESAYSIVSGAAIKRLLFRSFVPYPIRYIWTCYQALGYVKEAYQTLARKELTMEVLDCSAILLSLFMNQSKTASNIMFMLDLGNHLDQWSLKKTATDLEQSLLAKESDVFLVRGDMVISIKSSDVQVGDVLVVSQGNEILFDGQVVSGLGMVNESSLTGESFPVEKKEGDSVCANTVLETGELRIRVTDNQINSRILQLINLMKKSEESKKTKQRHFIRMADKVVKYNFLGAGLTYLLTGSFSKAISFLLVDFSCALKISTPVAYLTAIKEGLNREMVIKDGDVLEKYLEVDTFLFDKTGTITTSYPLVEKVLPFGDYTEKDILRISACLEEHIYHPIANAIVKQAEIEGIEHEEMHGKLQYVASKGIKSQIDGQSVVIGNYVLMQDEQVRISSEQLALIEQYKTHYNLLFLAYKKELIGMFCIHTPLRSEAKVALKKLKRQGKKLILATGDTLARTEELVKDLPFDNVYTDLKPDGKFQLVQELQKAGRTILMVGDGLNDSAALTLADIGVVMNESADISKQMSDILLLDNRLDFFEELNSLSESLQKLIQRNIQETVVINGSLIGFGLLNWLSPSNLSILHNLTTLRIVLRSLSIKSR